One Oryza glaberrima chromosome 10, OglaRS2, whole genome shotgun sequence DNA segment encodes these proteins:
- the LOC127753025 gene encoding tryptamine hydroxycinnamoyltransferase 2 gives MAVAVEITRSEVLRPSETSAAGGGGKRSPLTVFDRAAMDWYIPAVFAWDGAAAPSNDEVKGGLAAVLARYPHLAGRFDVDERGRRCFNLNDAGVRVLEATVAADLADALAHDVAAHVNELYPKADMENADEAVFQVQLTRYACGGLVIGTACNHQVSDGQSMSFFYVAWAAAVRSAGATLPTPFVDRAAIAVPRGPPAPAFDHRNIEFKGENSWTHSYGSLPLERIRNLAVHFPDEFVAGLKSHVGARCSTFQCLLAHAWKKITAARDLSPEEYTQVRVAVNCRGRASPAVPMDYFGNMVLWAFPRMRVRDLLSSSYAAVVGVIREAVARVDEQYIQSFVDFGEVAAGDELTPTAAPPGTVFCPDLEVDSWLGFRFHDLDFGRGPPCAFLPPDVPVEGLLIFVPSCAAKGGVEMFMALDDVHVEAFRQICYSMD, from the exons ATGGCTGTGGCGGTGGAGATCACACGGAGCGAGGTGCTCAGGCCGTCGGAgacgtcggcggccggcggcggcggcaagaggaGCCCGCTCACCGTGTTCGACCGTGCCGCCATGGACTGGTACATCCCGGCCGTCTTCGCGTgggacggcgccgcggcgccgtccaACGACGAGGTTAagggcggcctcgccgccgtgctggcCCGGTACCCGCACCTCGCCGGGAGGTTCGACGTCGACGAGCGTGGCCGGAGGTGCTTCAACCTCAACGACGCCGGTGTGAGGGTCCTCgaggccaccgtcgccgccgacctcgccgacgcccTCGCGCACGACGTCGCCGCTCACGTCAACGAGCTCTACCCCAAGGCCGACATG GAGAACGCCGACGAGGCGGTGTTCCAGGTGCAGCTGACGCGGTACGCGTGCGGCGGGCTGGTGATTGGCACGGCGTGCAACCACCAGGTATCCGACGGCCAGTCCATGAGCTTCTTCTACGTCGCgtgggccgccgccgtgcgcagCGCCGGCGCCACCCTCCCGACGCCGTTCGTCGACCGCGCGGCGATCGCGGTTCCCCgcggcccgccggcgccggcgttcgACCACCGGAACATCGAGTTCAAGGGCGAGAACAGCTGGACCCACTCCTACGGCTCCCTCCCCCTGGAGCGGATCAGGAACCTCGCCGTCCACTTCCCGGACGAGTTCGTCGCCGGCCTCAAGTCCCACGTCGGCGCCCGGTGCAGCACGTTCCAGTGCCTCCTGGCGCACGCGTGGAAGAAGATCACGGCGGCGCGCGACCTCTCGCCGGAGGAGTACACGCAGGTGAGGGTCGCCGTCAACTGCCGTGGCCGCGCCAGCCCGGCGGTGCCCATGGACTACTTCGGCAACATGGTGCTCTGGGCGTTCCCGAGGATGAGAGTCCGGgacctcctctcctccagctACGCCGCCGTGGTCGGCGTCATCCGCGAGGCCGTGGCGCGCGTCGACGAGCAGTACATCCAGTCGTTCGTCGACTTCGGggaggtggccgccggcgacgagctgacgccgacggcggcgccgcccggcaCGGTGTTCTGCCCGGACCTGGAGGTGGACAGCTGGCTAGGGTTCAGGTTCCACGACCTCGACTTCGGCCGTGGCCCGCCGTGCGCGTTCCTGCCGCCGGACGTGCCCGTCGAGGGGTTGCTCATCTTCGTGCCGTCGTGCGCCGCGAAGGGCGGCGTCGAGATGTTCATGGCACTCGACGACGTTCATGTCGAGGCTTTCAGGCAAATCTGCTACTCCATGGACTGA